A stretch of the Arthrobacter stackebrandtii genome encodes the following:
- the sucD gene encoding succinate--CoA ligase subunit alpha encodes MSIFLNKDSKVIVQGITGGEGTKHTALMLKAGTQVVGGVNARKAGTTVVHGDVELPVYGTVAQAVAETGADVSIVFVPPAFTKDAVVEAIEAEVPLVVVITEGVPVQDSAGFWALAQSKVDADGKQVTRIIGPNCPGIITPGEALVGITPANITQKGPIGLVSKSGTLTYQMMYELRDLGFSTAIGIGGDPVIGTTHIDALAAFEADPETKAIVMIGEIGGDAEERAAEYIKANVTKPVVGYVAGFTAPEGKTMGHAGAIVSGSAGTAQAKKEALEAAGVKVGKTPSETATLLREVYAAL; translated from the coding sequence ATGTCTATCTTCTTGAACAAAGATTCCAAGGTCATCGTTCAGGGCATCACCGGCGGCGAAGGCACCAAGCACACCGCCCTCATGCTCAAGGCCGGCACCCAGGTTGTCGGCGGCGTGAACGCACGCAAGGCCGGCACCACGGTTGTCCACGGCGATGTTGAGCTGCCCGTCTACGGCACCGTTGCACAGGCTGTTGCCGAGACGGGCGCAGACGTCTCCATCGTCTTCGTCCCCCCGGCATTCACCAAGGACGCAGTGGTTGAGGCCATTGAGGCCGAGGTTCCGCTGGTTGTTGTCATCACCGAAGGCGTGCCGGTTCAGGACTCCGCTGGGTTCTGGGCACTGGCACAGTCCAAGGTTGACGCAGACGGCAAGCAGGTCACCCGCATCATCGGCCCGAACTGCCCCGGCATCATCACCCCCGGCGAAGCACTGGTTGGCATCACCCCCGCCAACATCACGCAGAAGGGCCCGATCGGCCTCGTCTCCAAGTCAGGCACCCTGACGTACCAGATGATGTACGAACTGCGCGACCTGGGCTTCTCCACCGCGATCGGCATCGGCGGCGACCCTGTCATCGGCACCACCCACATCGACGCCCTGGCTGCGTTCGAGGCGGACCCCGAGACCAAGGCCATCGTCATGATCGGTGAAATTGGCGGCGACGCTGAAGAGCGCGCAGCCGAGTACATCAAGGCCAACGTCACCAAGCCGGTTGTTGGCTACGTTGCAGGCTTCACCGCTCCCGAGGGCAAGACCATGGGCCACGCCGGCGCCATCGTCTCCGGCTCCGCGGGCACGGCCCAGGCCAAGAAGGAAGCCCTCGAGGCTGCAGGCGTGAAGGTCGGCAAGACGCCGTCCGAGACTGCAACACTGCTGCGCGAAGTTTACGCAGCACTGTAA
- a CDS encoding aldo/keto reductase produces MKSIPSITLNNGVAMPQIGFGVFQVPNDETEQAVTAALAAGYRSIDTAAIYGNEEGVGRAIAASGLPREELFITSKVWISDLSRGETLAAYDASLAKLGLDYLDLYLIHWPAPATDAYVAAWQALEELLAAGRVRAIGVSNFLPEHLEKVIALGGTVPAVNQVEVHPALQQRGISGFGAAHGIATEAWSPLAQGTVLSDPAVAAAAAAHGRTPAQVVLRWHLQQGRIIIPKSVTPARMAENVGILDFELSPQELAAIDALECDGRIGPHPADFNG; encoded by the coding sequence ATGAAATCGATCCCCTCCATCACGCTCAACAACGGTGTCGCCATGCCGCAGATCGGCTTTGGCGTGTTCCAGGTGCCCAACGATGAAACGGAGCAGGCCGTCACTGCAGCGCTGGCGGCCGGGTACCGCAGCATCGACACCGCCGCGATTTACGGCAACGAGGAAGGTGTGGGGCGCGCCATTGCCGCCTCGGGCCTTCCGAGGGAGGAGCTGTTCATCACCTCCAAGGTGTGGATCTCCGACCTTAGCCGCGGGGAAACCCTGGCCGCCTACGACGCCAGCCTGGCCAAGTTGGGCCTGGACTACCTTGACCTCTACCTGATCCACTGGCCTGCACCGGCCACCGATGCCTATGTGGCGGCGTGGCAGGCGTTGGAGGAATTGCTGGCCGCCGGACGTGTGCGGGCCATCGGCGTTTCCAACTTCCTGCCGGAACACCTGGAGAAGGTCATTGCGCTCGGCGGCACCGTGCCCGCCGTGAACCAGGTCGAGGTCCATCCGGCCCTGCAGCAGCGCGGCATTTCCGGGTTCGGGGCCGCCCACGGCATCGCCACCGAGGCGTGGAGCCCGCTGGCCCAGGGAACCGTGCTGTCGGATCCCGCCGTGGCAGCTGCCGCGGCAGCCCATGGGCGCACGCCCGCCCAGGTCGTGCTGCGCTGGCACCTGCAGCAGGGCCGCATCATCATTCCGAAGTCCGTCACCCCGGCCCGGATGGCAGAGAATGTGGGCATCCTGGACTTTGAGCTCAGCCCCCAGGAGCTTGCTGCCATTGACGCCTTGGAGTGCGACGGCCGGATTGGGCCCCACCCGGCCGATTTCAACGGCTGA
- a CDS encoding pyridine nucleotide-disulfide oxidoreductase: protein MTRGVQADYLVVGAGAAGMAFTDALIDHSTARVAMVDRRQWAGGHWLDDYPFVRLHQASSFYGVASTLLGGGRTQQHGPEAKLHERADVTEICAYYSHVLGNHMLASGRVEFFGGCEYIANRRFASRISGEHFEVPRECRIVDARYLSPTIPADTPPPFKVAAGAQVIPVNGLARMEEAPGQYVIVGSGKTATDACIWLLANGVDPGSICWVRPREPWMLNRARVQPDPAIFLGMAADVMECAASSTSPEELFLALEDAGIMIRIDRSLMPTMAKAPTLAMWELEQLRSIEHVVRLGHVRRVDPGRMTLEDGTARIARDAVIVHCAASGLRNPPTIPIWGSQEITLQPIRAGFPCFGAALAGYVEATRGGDGEKNRLCPATPYPNDLAGWALMNLLGTRAAMSFNAEPDIRQWADGVALNPAALPPEQERSPQLQEVLARLSAAVPRGLEALARLS from the coding sequence ATGACGCGCGGAGTGCAGGCGGACTACCTCGTGGTCGGGGCCGGCGCCGCGGGCATGGCGTTCACCGATGCACTGATTGACCACTCCACGGCCCGCGTAGCCATGGTGGACCGCCGGCAATGGGCCGGTGGACATTGGCTTGACGACTACCCCTTCGTCCGACTCCATCAGGCATCATCCTTCTACGGGGTCGCCTCGACCCTGCTGGGCGGAGGCCGGACGCAGCAGCACGGTCCCGAGGCAAAACTGCACGAGCGGGCGGATGTCACCGAGATCTGCGCCTACTACAGCCACGTCCTTGGCAACCACATGCTGGCATCCGGACGGGTGGAATTCTTCGGCGGTTGCGAATACATCGCCAACAGGCGTTTTGCCTCCCGCATTTCCGGGGAACATTTTGAGGTTCCCCGGGAGTGCCGGATTGTCGATGCCAGGTACCTCTCCCCCACCATTCCCGCAGACACCCCTCCACCATTCAAGGTCGCAGCCGGCGCGCAGGTCATTCCGGTCAACGGCCTGGCACGCATGGAAGAAGCCCCGGGCCAATATGTGATTGTTGGTTCGGGCAAGACAGCCACCGATGCCTGCATTTGGCTCCTGGCCAACGGCGTCGACCCCGGAAGCATCTGCTGGGTCAGGCCGCGCGAACCCTGGATGCTCAACCGGGCAAGGGTCCAGCCCGATCCCGCAATATTTCTCGGAATGGCCGCCGACGTCATGGAATGCGCTGCATCGTCAACGTCGCCTGAAGAGCTTTTTCTTGCTCTGGAGGATGCCGGCATCATGATTCGCATCGACCGTTCGCTCATGCCCACCATGGCTAAGGCACCCACCCTGGCCATGTGGGAGCTCGAGCAGCTGCGCAGCATCGAGCACGTGGTGAGGCTGGGCCATGTCCGCCGGGTGGACCCTGGCCGCATGACGCTTGAGGACGGGACCGCGAGGATTGCCAGGGACGCCGTCATTGTCCACTGCGCCGCGTCCGGCCTGAGGAACCCGCCCACCATCCCCATTTGGGGAAGCCAGGAAATCACGCTTCAGCCGATCCGGGCCGGGTTCCCCTGCTTTGGGGCCGCCCTGGCGGGGTATGTGGAGGCCACCCGGGGCGGCGACGGGGAAAAGAACCGGCTGTGCCCGGCAACTCCGTACCCGAACGACCTTGCCGGCTGGGCCCTTATGAACCTGCTCGGCACGCGGGCGGCCATGTCATTCAACGCGGAACCCGACATCAGGCAGTGGGCCGACGGCGTTGCCCTCAACCCGGCTGCCCTGCCGCCGGAGCAGGAACGCAGCCCACAGCTGCAAGAGGTCCTCGCCCGGCTCAGTGCAGCAGTTCCCCGGGGGCTGGAAGCACTCGCCCGGCTCAGCTGA
- a CDS encoding MarR family winged helix-turn-helix transcriptional regulator: MGIRDDAVEIRAQGWRTLAALHGLIESSMEKALQGAAKLSVVEYTVLDALARQDGWHMRMQQLGRATALSPSATTRLVTRLEDRGLLTRILCADDRRGIYTELTAAGSELLAAARPVHDEALECALAEAAALPELAPLVEALPQLHAKAAAG; the protein is encoded by the coding sequence ATGGGCATCAGGGACGACGCCGTTGAAATCCGCGCCCAGGGCTGGCGGACCCTTGCGGCGCTGCACGGCCTGATTGAATCCAGCATGGAGAAGGCACTGCAGGGCGCTGCGAAGCTGTCGGTGGTTGAGTACACGGTGCTGGACGCCCTGGCCCGCCAGGATGGCTGGCACATGCGCATGCAACAGCTGGGCCGGGCCACGGCCCTGAGCCCCAGCGCCACCACGCGCCTGGTGACCCGCCTTGAAGACCGCGGCCTGCTCACGCGGATCCTGTGCGCCGACGACCGCCGCGGCATCTACACTGAGCTGACGGCGGCGGGCTCGGAACTGCTGGCGGCGGCACGGCCGGTCCACGACGAGGCGCTCGAGTGTGCGCTGGCCGAGGCCGCAGCGCTGCCGGAGCTGGCCCCGCTCGTGGAAGCACTCCCCCAGCTTCACGCCAAAGCGGCTGCCGGCTGA
- a CDS encoding rhodanese-like domain-containing protein, protein MQEVTTADILAADPDVQIIDVRESGELATGMIEDAVHIPSGEILERSGELDKSRRIIAVCHGGGRSGRVAAALTELGYNADTLIGGMSGWEAEDLPMVAPGA, encoded by the coding sequence ATGCAGGAAGTCACCACAGCCGACATTTTGGCAGCCGACCCCGACGTCCAGATCATCGACGTCCGTGAATCCGGCGAGCTTGCAACCGGCATGATTGAGGATGCAGTCCATATTCCGTCGGGCGAGATCCTGGAGCGTTCCGGCGAGCTGGACAAGTCCCGGCGCATCATCGCCGTCTGCCACGGCGGCGGGCGCAGCGGGCGGGTGGCCGCAGCCCTGACCGAACTCGGCTACAACGCCGACACCCTCATTGGCGGCATGAGCGGCTGGGAAGCCGAAGACCTGCCAATGGTGGCGCCCGGGGCATAA
- a CDS encoding MFS transporter — protein sequence MPLGLIALAVGGFGIGLTEFVIMGLLPEIAADFKVSEATAGWLISGYALAVVVGALLLTAAVTRLPRKPVLAGLMVLFIAGNMMSAMAPDYTSMMAGRVIAALCHGAFFGIGAVVAADMVAPSKKAGAIAIMFTGLTAANVLGVPFGTLLGQQAGWRSTFWAITAIGIIALIGILALVPNIAHERSAGLRGELRAFKSRQVWLSITVTVLGYGGMFGAFTYIAFTLTSVSGFAATTVPWLLILFGVGLFIGNTLGGKAADRNVDKTLLVVLSILAVILVVFALTASSQFMAIASLVLMGGFGFATVPGLQMRVMTWATAAPTLASGANIGAFNLGNALGAWLGGVTITAGLGYTSPIWAGAGLTVLAVAVMAFAAADGRKLTAKAHKVPAAVGHPALPGRPAGRAAQPAHR from the coding sequence ATGCCACTTGGCCTCATAGCCCTCGCCGTCGGCGGCTTCGGAATCGGACTCACCGAGTTCGTCATCATGGGACTGCTCCCGGAAATTGCCGCCGACTTCAAAGTCAGCGAAGCCACGGCAGGCTGGCTTATCTCCGGCTACGCACTGGCCGTTGTGGTCGGCGCCCTGCTGCTGACGGCCGCCGTCACCCGCCTTCCGCGTAAACCGGTTCTGGCCGGGCTCATGGTCCTGTTCATCGCCGGCAACATGATGTCCGCCATGGCGCCCGACTACACCTCCATGATGGCCGGGCGCGTCATCGCCGCCCTGTGCCACGGCGCCTTCTTCGGCATTGGCGCGGTGGTCGCCGCCGACATGGTGGCCCCCAGCAAGAAGGCCGGCGCCATCGCCATCATGTTCACCGGACTCACCGCGGCAAACGTCCTCGGCGTCCCCTTCGGCACCCTCCTCGGCCAGCAGGCCGGCTGGCGTTCCACGTTCTGGGCCATCACGGCCATCGGCATCATCGCCCTGATCGGCATCCTGGCACTCGTCCCCAACATTGCCCACGAACGCAGCGCAGGCCTGCGCGGGGAACTGCGCGCGTTCAAATCCCGCCAGGTCTGGCTCTCCATCACCGTCACCGTGCTGGGTTACGGCGGCATGTTCGGCGCGTTCACCTACATCGCCTTCACCCTGACCAGCGTCTCCGGCTTCGCGGCCACCACCGTGCCGTGGCTGCTCATCCTCTTCGGCGTGGGCCTGTTCATTGGCAACACCCTCGGCGGAAAAGCTGCGGACAGGAACGTCGACAAGACGCTCCTCGTGGTCCTCTCCATCCTCGCCGTCATCCTGGTCGTCTTCGCACTGACCGCCTCCAGCCAATTCATGGCCATTGCCTCCCTCGTCCTCATGGGAGGGTTCGGCTTTGCCACCGTGCCCGGCCTGCAGATGCGTGTCATGACATGGGCGACAGCGGCGCCCACCCTCGCGTCCGGCGCCAACATCGGTGCCTTCAACCTGGGCAACGCCCTTGGCGCCTGGCTGGGCGGGGTCACCATCACCGCCGGACTTGGCTACACCTCGCCCATCTGGGCCGGCGCCGGGCTGACGGTCCTCGCGGTGGCGGTGATGGCGTTCGCCGCAGCCGACGGGCGCAAACTGACGGCCAAGGCACACAAGGTGCCTGCCGCCGTCGGACATCCAGCCCTTCCCGGGCGGCCCGCCGGCCGTGCTGCGCAACCCGCACACCGCTAG
- the sucC gene encoding ADP-forming succinate--CoA ligase subunit beta, giving the protein MDLFEYQARDMFEAHGVPVLAGIVAHTPEEAKAAAEKIGGVTVVKAQVKVGGRGKAGGVKVAKNADEAFQYASDILGMDIKGHTVNTVMIAQGADIAEEFYFSVLLDRANRNYLAMCSVEGGMEIEELAVERPEALARIAVDPAVGIDAAKADEIVAAAGFSAELAPKVAATIIKLWDVFKKEDATLVEVNPLVRTGAGDIVALDGKVSIDENADFRNPHHAALEDAAAADPLEAKAKAADLNYVKLDGEVGVIGNGAGLVMSTLDVVAYAGENHGGVKPANFLDIGGGASAEVMAAGLDVILNDPQVKSVFVNVFGGITACDAVAKGIVGALAELGSAANKPLVVRLDGNNVEEGRRILNDANHPLVTLAATMDEGADKAAELAHAAK; this is encoded by the coding sequence GTGGACCTGTTTGAATACCAGGCGCGCGACATGTTTGAGGCTCACGGCGTTCCCGTGTTGGCCGGCATCGTGGCGCACACCCCTGAAGAAGCAAAGGCAGCAGCCGAGAAGATTGGCGGCGTCACCGTCGTCAAGGCTCAGGTAAAGGTCGGTGGCCGCGGCAAGGCCGGCGGCGTCAAGGTAGCCAAGAACGCTGACGAAGCGTTCCAGTACGCCTCCGACATCCTGGGCATGGACATCAAGGGCCACACCGTCAACACGGTCATGATCGCCCAGGGTGCCGACATCGCCGAGGAGTTCTACTTCTCCGTGCTGCTGGACCGCGCAAACCGCAACTACCTGGCCATGTGCTCGGTTGAAGGCGGCATGGAAATTGAAGAGCTGGCCGTTGAGCGCCCCGAGGCCCTGGCACGCATCGCCGTTGACCCGGCCGTTGGCATCGACGCAGCCAAGGCAGACGAAATCGTCGCCGCTGCAGGCTTCAGCGCCGAGCTGGCCCCGAAGGTCGCTGCAACCATCATCAAGCTGTGGGACGTCTTCAAGAAGGAAGACGCAACCCTGGTTGAGGTCAACCCGCTGGTCCGCACCGGCGCCGGCGACATTGTCGCCCTGGACGGCAAGGTCTCCATCGATGAGAACGCCGACTTCCGCAACCCGCACCACGCCGCGTTGGAAGACGCCGCTGCTGCCGACCCGCTGGAAGCCAAGGCCAAGGCTGCTGACCTGAACTACGTCAAGCTCGACGGCGAAGTCGGTGTCATCGGCAACGGTGCCGGCCTGGTCATGTCCACGCTGGATGTTGTTGCCTACGCAGGCGAAAACCATGGCGGCGTCAAGCCCGCCAACTTCCTGGACATTGGCGGTGGAGCATCCGCCGAGGTCATGGCCGCCGGCCTGGACGTCATCCTCAACGACCCCCAGGTCAAGAGCGTGTTCGTGAACGTCTTCGGCGGCATCACCGCCTGTGACGCTGTTGCCAAGGGCATCGTTGGCGCACTGGCCGAGCTCGGCTCAGCCGCCAACAAGCCGCTGGTTGTCCGCCTGGACGGCAACAATGTTGAAGAAGGCCGCCGCATTCTCAACGACGCCAACCACCCGTTGGTCACCCTGGCCGCCACGATGGACGAGGGCGCCGACAAGGCTGCCGAACTCGCCCACGCTGCAAAGTAG
- a CDS encoding LOG family protein produces the protein MNAPLTPRPRDVEIDQLDRLDELVAGGAKSMHGWHFQSVDLRGRSEVLVSLHAPGAIFMGCRFATGVEDLLRSRGALIFPALPHVPFNAYRGRLYSGAELFDGIRGGEYERVPDARIYQWSLQTGPALHSTLASAIHDHAITDALDEFLSRRQAPVVGVMGGHAAARGSEQFAQAARLGRALTRAGFFVATGGGPGAMEAANLGAYLSAYDAGTLDRALLTLAAVPSFRPSVTEWARAAFDVVDAHPDGAASLGIPTWFYGHEPPNVFASSIAKYFTNALREAILLQRSRGGIVFLPGAAGTVQEVFQDACENYYAADGAISPMVLVGRKYWEVEVPVMPLLKTLAQGRAMEDFVFIVDTVEEACEVLGSHHG, from the coding sequence GTGAATGCACCTTTGACACCCCGGCCCCGCGACGTTGAGATCGACCAGCTGGACCGCCTCGATGAGCTCGTGGCCGGCGGCGCGAAGTCCATGCACGGCTGGCATTTCCAGTCCGTGGACCTGCGGGGGCGATCCGAAGTGCTGGTCTCGCTGCACGCGCCCGGCGCCATCTTCATGGGCTGCCGCTTCGCCACCGGCGTGGAGGACCTCCTGCGCAGCCGCGGCGCACTCATTTTCCCGGCCCTTCCGCATGTGCCGTTCAACGCCTATCGCGGCCGCCTGTACAGCGGCGCCGAGCTCTTCGACGGCATTCGCGGCGGCGAATACGAGCGCGTGCCGGATGCCCGCATCTACCAGTGGAGCCTGCAGACCGGGCCCGCGCTGCACTCCACGCTCGCCAGCGCAATCCACGACCACGCCATCACCGACGCCCTCGACGAATTCCTCTCCCGCCGCCAGGCTCCGGTGGTCGGCGTCATGGGCGGGCATGCCGCAGCGCGCGGCAGCGAGCAGTTCGCGCAGGCCGCCCGGCTGGGACGGGCGCTGACCCGGGCCGGCTTTTTCGTAGCAACCGGCGGCGGGCCCGGCGCCATGGAGGCCGCCAACCTGGGTGCATACCTTTCCGCGTACGACGCCGGAACGCTGGACCGCGCCCTGCTCACCTTGGCTGCCGTCCCCAGCTTCCGCCCCTCGGTCACCGAGTGGGCCCGCGCGGCCTTCGACGTTGTGGATGCGCATCCCGACGGTGCGGCAAGCCTGGGCATTCCAACCTGGTTCTACGGCCACGAGCCGCCCAACGTGTTTGCCAGTTCCATTGCCAAGTACTTCACGAACGCCCTGCGGGAGGCGATCCTGCTGCAGCGTTCGCGGGGCGGGATCGTGTTCCTGCCCGGCGCGGCCGGAACTGTGCAGGAGGTTTTCCAGGACGCCTGCGAGAACTACTACGCTGCCGACGGTGCCATCTCACCCATGGTGCTGGTGGGCCGGAAGTACTGGGAGGTTGAAGTCCCCGTGATGCCGCTGCTGAAGACCCTGGCCCAGGGGCGCGCCATGGAAGATTTCGTTTTCATCGTGGACACGGTGGAAGAAGCCTGCGAGGTGCTCGGCAGCCACCACGGCTAA